In Vibrio atlanticus, the following proteins share a genomic window:
- a CDS encoding isoaspartyl peptidase/L-asparaginase family protein, with the protein MSQPFSIAIHGGAGTILREQMSDELKTGITEALEKSVLAGYQVLQSGGDALDAVVASVKVMEDSPHFNAGKGSVLTHDEFVEMDASVMHGREMDAGAIAGVRHIKNPVELARDVMLKSDHVLLIGEGAERFAFEHEYTFTEQDYFFTERRYDQLQSMKEKGIFALSEAKYDEEQAQKYPDDKKYGTVGAVALDQAGNLAAATSTGGVTNKKYGRVGDSPIIGAGTVAENGNVAVSTTGMGEFFLRKMVASDVAARMRYLKEDVHTACEHIIQGELKTIGGEGGLIAIDSQGDIHFAMNSSGMYRASVDTKGCVEVKIYADD; encoded by the coding sequence ATGTCACAGCCTTTTTCAATTGCCATTCATGGTGGTGCAGGCACCATCTTACGAGAGCAAATGAGCGATGAATTAAAAACGGGTATTACCGAGGCTTTGGAAAAGTCTGTTTTAGCCGGCTATCAAGTGTTGCAATCGGGTGGTGACGCTCTGGATGCAGTGGTTGCATCGGTTAAAGTGATGGAAGACAGTCCGCATTTTAATGCAGGTAAAGGTTCGGTTCTGACTCATGATGAATTTGTTGAGATGGATGCTTCTGTGATGCACGGTCGTGAAATGGATGCGGGTGCTATTGCCGGTGTTCGTCATATCAAAAACCCGGTAGAGCTGGCTCGTGATGTGATGCTTAAAAGCGACCACGTACTGCTGATTGGTGAAGGCGCAGAGAGGTTTGCGTTTGAGCATGAGTATACCTTCACCGAGCAAGACTACTTCTTTACTGAGCGTCGTTATGATCAACTTCAGTCGATGAAAGAGAAAGGCATCTTTGCTTTGTCTGAAGCAAAATACGATGAAGAGCAAGCTCAAAAATACCCCGACGATAAAAAGTACGGCACAGTTGGTGCGGTGGCGTTAGATCAAGCAGGTAATTTGGCTGCCGCAACCAGCACTGGTGGCGTAACCAATAAAAAATACGGTCGTGTGGGAGATTCTCCAATCATCGGTGCAGGCACTGTTGCTGAGAATGGCAACGTGGCCGTTTCAACAACAGGCATGGGTGAATTCTTCCTTAGAAAGATGGTCGCCAGCGATGTGGCGGCAAGAATGCGTTATCTCAAGGAAGATGTGCATACGGCTTGTGAACACATCATTCAAGGTGAACTGAAAACCATCGGTGGCGAAGGCGGCTTGATTGCTATCGATAGCCAAGGTGATATTCACTTCGCCATGAACAGTTCAGGAATGTATCGCGCGAGTGTTGATACGAAAGGCTGCGTGGAAGTGAAGATTTATGCCGATGACTAA
- a CDS encoding YheV family putative zinc ribbon protein, which produces MKQKKRFIAGASCPSCSTQDTLRWWVENNIELVECVDCDFTEQRKPKTVEKSEHANQEMIGIFKPE; this is translated from the coding sequence GTGAAACAGAAAAAACGCTTTATCGCTGGGGCGAGCTGCCCAAGCTGTAGTACTCAAGACACACTCCGCTGGTGGGTTGAAAATAATATCGAGCTGGTGGAATGCGTCGATTGTGACTTCACCGAGCAGCGTAAACCGAAAACTGTAGAGAAATCTGAACACGCAAATCAAGAAATGATCGGTATTTTTAAGCCTGAATGA
- the kefB gene encoding glutathione-regulated potassium-efflux system protein KefB, producing MALTNDFLQSSVIFLAAAVVAVPIAQRAGLGSVLGYLLAGVAIGPWGLGLISDVEAILHFSEFGVVLLLFLIGLELNPKKLWQMRAPILGLGGAQVLITTLIITAIACMFGLTWQTSLVIGMGLALSSTAIALRVIEERELGGKEAGQSGFAVLLFQDIAVIPMLAMLPLLAGNTGGSWADMLWMLGGVIGLLVGGHFLLRPLFRYVVMSGVRELFTVAALLLVIGIAVIMQQIGLSMALGTFLAGVLLAESEYRHELEIAIDPFKGLLLGLFFISVGMAVNLGLLAESPFAILIAVSSLVVLKGLVLYALARIFGTQAKARSRMAMILSQGGEFAFVIFTAASAQGILSGDQVSFLLVVVSLSMVTTPLMLKLQDRFFARQLNQISESAMSSDVVDRSPRVIIAGFGRFGQIIGRLMYANKIRITVLESDASQIHILRKFGYKVFYGDSTHLELLRAAGADKAEAIVLCTDSPDEIMKTVDLCKQHFPQLKILARARSRVEAYQLLNHGVSNYSRETFLGALDLGRQTLTELGMHPYKAKRAEAHFRKLDNGMLKELLPQHNEDAELAQRAKEARKELEEIFGHEMENDHQSRNYWQ from the coding sequence ATGGCTCTGACTAACGATTTTCTACAAAGTAGCGTTATATTTTTAGCAGCTGCTGTGGTTGCGGTTCCTATCGCACAGCGCGCTGGCTTGGGTTCAGTACTCGGTTACTTATTAGCGGGTGTGGCGATTGGCCCGTGGGGGCTTGGTTTAATCAGTGATGTAGAGGCGATTCTACACTTCTCCGAATTCGGGGTGGTACTGCTGCTCTTCTTGATTGGTCTCGAACTTAATCCGAAAAAACTGTGGCAGATGCGAGCCCCCATTCTCGGACTCGGTGGCGCTCAAGTGCTGATCACCACTCTGATTATTACCGCCATCGCGTGTATGTTTGGTTTAACTTGGCAAACTAGCTTAGTCATCGGCATGGGTTTAGCTTTGTCTTCGACCGCTATTGCGTTGCGTGTTATTGAAGAGCGAGAGCTTGGTGGCAAAGAAGCAGGGCAGTCAGGCTTTGCGGTATTACTTTTCCAAGATATTGCCGTAATCCCTATGTTGGCGATGCTGCCTTTGCTTGCTGGCAATACGGGCGGCAGTTGGGCTGACATGTTGTGGATGCTAGGCGGTGTGATTGGCTTGCTTGTCGGTGGTCACTTCTTGTTGAGACCACTATTCCGATATGTAGTCATGAGCGGTGTGCGTGAGTTGTTCACGGTAGCAGCGCTATTATTGGTGATTGGTATTGCCGTCATCATGCAGCAGATTGGTTTGTCGATGGCATTAGGTACTTTCTTGGCGGGCGTACTTCTGGCTGAAAGTGAATATCGACACGAGCTTGAAATCGCGATTGACCCATTCAAAGGGTTACTGCTTGGCTTGTTCTTTATTTCGGTTGGTATGGCGGTGAACTTAGGTTTACTGGCAGAAAGCCCATTCGCAATACTTATCGCAGTGTCGTCTCTGGTCGTATTGAAAGGTTTGGTGCTGTATGCGCTGGCTCGTATCTTCGGCACTCAAGCTAAAGCGCGCAGCCGAATGGCGATGATCCTTAGCCAAGGTGGTGAGTTCGCCTTCGTTATTTTTACCGCGGCGAGCGCACAAGGCATCTTAAGCGGCGACCAAGTGTCGTTCTTACTGGTTGTTGTGAGCCTGTCTATGGTGACCACACCATTGATGCTTAAGCTGCAAGACCGATTTTTTGCTCGCCAACTTAATCAAATCAGTGAAAGCGCGATGTCTTCGGATGTGGTTGATCGTAGCCCTCGAGTGATCATTGCAGGCTTTGGTCGTTTCGGTCAGATCATTGGTCGCTTGATGTACGCCAATAAGATTCGTATCACCGTCCTTGAAAGTGATGCCAGCCAAATACACATCCTTAGAAAGTTCGGCTACAAGGTGTTCTACGGTGACTCGACTCATCTTGAATTATTACGCGCAGCCGGAGCTGATAAAGCGGAAGCGATCGTGTTGTGTACCGACTCTCCAGACGAAATCATGAAAACTGTCGACTTGTGTAAGCAGCATTTCCCACAGTTAAAGATTTTAGCGCGCGCTCGAAGCCGTGTTGAAGCGTATCAATTACTTAACCATGGTGTGAGTAACTACTCGCGTGAAACCTTCCTTGGGGCATTAGATTTAGGTCGTCAAACATTGACCGAACTTGGCATGCATCCATATAAAGCGAAGCGAGCAGAAGCACACTTTAGGAAATTGGATAATGGTATGCTGAAAGAGTTACTTCCTCAGCATAACGAAGATGCCGAGTTAGCCCAGCGAGCGAAAGAGGCTCGTAAAGAGCTTGAAGAGATTTTTGGACACGAGATGGAAAACGATCACCAGTCTCGAAATTATTGGCAATAG
- the kefG gene encoding glutathione-regulated potassium-efflux system ancillary protein KefG: MSNTPSTDNPVPKVLVIYAHPEPQTSIANQIMVKKIESLGNVKVHDLYAIYPDFFIDVPSEHALLLEYDVIVFQHPLFMYSCPSLLKEWFDRVLGKGFAFGEQSALKGKHWRSVITTGGKEEAFGAAGYNKYPLQEILQPFELTAALCQMHWISPLVLHWARNVTDMTRYQHAEAYRNWLRDPLQDIGANDGSD, from the coding sequence ATGAGTAATACTCCCTCGACAGACAACCCCGTGCCCAAGGTGCTGGTCATCTATGCGCATCCAGAGCCACAAACCTCTATCGCTAACCAGATCATGGTTAAAAAGATAGAGTCGCTTGGGAATGTCAAAGTCCACGATCTCTACGCCATCTATCCTGATTTCTTTATTGATGTGCCTTCTGAGCATGCATTGCTGCTTGAATATGATGTGATCGTGTTCCAACACCCTTTGTTTATGTATTCCTGCCCATCACTGCTTAAAGAGTGGTTTGACCGAGTCTTAGGCAAGGGTTTTGCGTTTGGTGAGCAAAGTGCGCTTAAAGGTAAACACTGGCGCAGTGTGATTACTACCGGTGGTAAAGAAGAGGCGTTTGGTGCCGCAGGCTATAATAAATATCCATTACAAGAGATTTTGCAACCATTCGAGCTAACTGCTGCTTTGTGTCAGATGCACTGGATATCCCCTTTGGTTTTACACTGGGCACGAAATGTCACCGATATGACGCGTTACCAACACGCAGAAGCGTATCGAAATTGGTTGCGAGACCCGCTACAAGATATAGGAGCGAATGATGGCTCTGACTAA
- a CDS encoding SlyX family protein translates to MTEKRVEQLESRVNDLECQLAFQEQTIEELNEALSQQQMLITRMQDQMKFVVGKVKNMDGSNLADASEETPPPHY, encoded by the coding sequence ATGACAGAAAAGCGAGTTGAACAATTAGAAAGCCGCGTGAATGACCTAGAATGTCAGTTGGCTTTCCAAGAGCAAACCATTGAAGAACTTAATGAAGCGCTTAGCCAACAACAGATGTTGATCACGAGAATGCAAGACCAGATGAAGTTCGTGGTTGGCAAAGTAAAAAATATGGATGGCTCAAACCTCGCTGACGCATCAGAAGAGACGCCACCCCCACACTATTAA
- the slyD gene encoding peptidylprolyl isomerase, protein MKIEKNVVVSVAYQVKLEDGVVVDQSTAEAPLDYLHGHNNLITGLEKELEGKVAGDKFSATVTPEDAYGEHNDDLVQRVPADVFQGVEQIEVGMRFLADTDQGPIPVEVTEVDGDEVVVDGNHMLAGQTLTFDVEVVAVREATEEEVQHGHVHQEGGCGGHDHDHDHEGGCCGGEGHDHAEEKKDGCCGGGSCGSH, encoded by the coding sequence ATGAAAATTGAAAAGAACGTAGTAGTTAGTGTTGCATATCAAGTGAAACTTGAAGATGGCGTAGTAGTTGACCAATCAACTGCAGAAGCTCCACTAGATTACCTTCACGGTCACAACAACCTAATTACAGGTCTTGAAAAAGAGCTTGAAGGCAAAGTCGCTGGCGACAAGTTCTCAGCAACTGTTACTCCAGAAGACGCTTACGGCGAGCACAACGATGACCTAGTTCAACGTGTTCCTGCTGACGTGTTCCAAGGTGTTGAGCAAATCGAAGTTGGCATGCGTTTCCTAGCGGATACTGACCAAGGTCCAATCCCAGTTGAAGTTACTGAAGTAGATGGCGACGAAGTTGTTGTTGACGGCAACCACATGCTAGCTGGCCAAACTCTAACGTTTGACGTTGAAGTTGTAGCGGTTCGTGAAGCGACTGAAGAAGAAGTTCAACACGGTCACGTACACCAAGAAGGCGGCTGTGGCGGTCACGACCACGATCATGATCACGAAGGTGGCTGCTGTGGTGGCGAAGGCCATGACCATGCTGAAGAGAAAAAAGACGGCTGCTGCGGCGGCGGTAGCTGTGGTTCTCACTAA